The following is a genomic window from Pseudothermotoga thermarum DSM 5069.
AAGAAATTTATCGCACTTTACGATAACGAAATAGCCAGAGTTAAAACTAATGATAAAATCAGCGATGCTGGTGTTGAAAGGCAAGTATTCGGAGATCCGTATGCTTCCGTTTTCAAGTATCTTCAAATCAGCGATTCGAATCCTATTTCGCCTGAAAATTTGGAAGTTTTCGAAGTCAAGATATTGAACATATGCAATGGAAGAGCAAAATGGTATGCAAAGCCTCAAAACGTTGAGAATCCCAAAGATGCTCTCTCGAACTTTGTTGAAGGACTACCTTCAAAAATGAGCGTAACTGGTTCCATAAAAATCGATCCGCAGTTTGTTGAAAAATTGAAAGAAAAGGTAGAAGTTCAGGTAGATGATCCTGTCAAATTCCTGGCAAAGTTGATCAACCATGCTGCAAAGCATTATATAGAAAATGAGATGAATTTCTACAAGAAATACGGCATCTATGAGATTGCCGATCTTTATCAAAAGATTCTCGACAACATGCCAAAACTTAGAGAAAACGAGTTCATTTTGCAGGTTGGTTTTTCAACTGGCTATCTTTCAAAGACCGTTGGAATGTTGCTAAAACCAGATTCTCTCAAAAGAGTTGCTGAAATTGCTTACAGAAATGCCAAACCTGAGCTATTCCCAAAAACAAGACGCATAGTATTTAACAACGGGAAAATTTTAGCTATTCCAGGATGGATCAGGGTAAAGATAATGTGATATCCAAAATCACCGAAACAAAGCTAATCTATTACTATGCGATCCTCCACTTTGTGGCAAGGGAGGATGGGATTTTTCTCCCCTTCTCATACTATGCTGACTTTTTTGAAATCGTCCGAAACATCATGAAAACGGACATCTTCTCAATCAGTCCTATTATCACGAAAAACAAAAAAGAGGTTCAGGATGGGCTGTGGGTTTTCAAGGATTTTCGAGTATATTTGGTAAGTCCATTCATAGAGTCAGTCGGGAGAAACTTTGTTGACTTTCACGAAATCCTTAATGCCTACCACGAGGGAATTGAATTGAGCCAGGTGGTTCTCAGAAGCGCACCGGTTAGAAAAACTGGAAAACTTCTCAGCGGTGTTTTTGCAAATCTCGATGGAAGATGCATAGACTATGAACAATCTCCGGAATTGTTTTCCGAGTGTTTGAGGCAGTATTTACTTCAAATCCACAAGCTGAAATATGGCACAATTCCCGACGATGTACGATTCTTCATTAGATTGAAAGGTGAGATAAGAAAGCAAAAACTTTTGGCAGATAGATTGGAGTTTTTCGGAGACGTACAGATTTTTTCGTCCGATGAACTTGCCAAAACCTTTTGTGAAATGTTTAGCTTAAGATGAATTCAAAGCAAGGTGATGGGTATGAAAGCGCTGTGCTTTTTAGGCACCGGCAAATACCAAGCCGTGACATACACATGGGTGGATACCGATGGCAATGCAAAAAGCTATTCAACAGAGCTTTTTCCAGAGGCTGTTTACCACATTTTTGAACCTTCCATGGTTTATGTATTCGTCACCAAAGAAGCCAAAGAGCGTTACCTACCGAAGCTTCAAGAACGGCTCAAAGACAAACTGTACCCAGTGGATATACCAGATGGCAAATCGGAAGGGCAGCTCTGGGAAATATTCGAAAAGTGCGCAGACATTGTCAAGGACGGAGATGAAATCATTCTTGATATAACACATGCCTTTAGAAGTCTTCCGCTGATTGTCTTTACGGTTGCGATGTACTTAAGACAGACCAAAAATGTGACAGTCAAGCACATTGTGTATGGAGCCTTCGAAGCAAGGGATGAGAATAACTGTGCCCCGATTTTTGACCTTACAGCTATGGTTGATCTTTTGGATTGGATCAACGGTGTGAACGCCTTTGTAAATTATGCAGCAGCAGAGATTTTTGCAGAAAAGCTTGTTCATACTCAGAAAAAACTACGAATGGGTGGTGGAACAATCTCCTCTGAATTGCCAACGCATTTACAAGAAATAGGTAAAAAGCTCCGGACTTTATCTTTAAACCTTCATATGAATCGCCCGATTGAAGTGATGAAAGATGCCAACGATCTTTTGTCAATGTTGGGCAGGGCTCAGGCTGAATTGCAAACTTGGGCAAAACCGTTTGCTGCAATTGCCAAAACT
Proteins encoded in this region:
- the csm5 gene encoding type III-A CRISPR-associated RAMP protein Csm5, whose amino-acid sequence is MITHSKTYEITVLTPLFICSDLRDKLTEIDFFLENGKIVVIDFDKLLSLTKNNERLLDEILLGLEGSVASFDLKRILQKYQIKVEQCKRYAMNFRGTFPSGTRKEIACFVKTAGKVYIPGSSLKGAIRSFITKALQKKFIALYDNEIARVKTNDKISDAGVERQVFGDPYASVFKYLQISDSNPISPENLEVFEVKILNICNGRAKWYAKPQNVENPKDALSNFVEGLPSKMSVTGSIKIDPQFVEKLKEKVEVQVDDPVKFLAKLINHAAKHYIENEMNFYKKYGIYEIADLYQKILDNMPKLRENEFILQVGFSTGYLSKTVGMLLKPDSLKRVAEIAYRNAKPELFPKTRRIVFNNGKILAIPGWIRVKIM
- the csx2 gene encoding TIGR02221 family CRISPR-associated protein, giving the protein MKALCFLGTGKYQAVTYTWVDTDGNAKSYSTELFPEAVYHIFEPSMVYVFVTKEAKERYLPKLQERLKDKLYPVDIPDGKSEGQLWEIFEKCADIVKDGDEIILDITHAFRSLPLIVFTVAMYLRQTKNVTVKHIVYGAFEARDENNCAPIFDLTAMVDLLDWINGVNAFVNYAAAEIFAEKLVHTQKKLRMGGGTISSELPTHLQEIGKKLRTLSLNLHMNRPIEVMKDANDLLSMLGRAQAELQTWAKPFAAIAKTLSKEISELAYAEAEKLTKQNLEKQLAIIAYCIRKNLIIQALTLARELAINCLFFSCGMKDRWLKQREREEIEKLINSYAQEQREESQKDGRIEPSCPDELKASLGRIWKDISTVRNDIAHCGMRESPIRADTAVEKAKGIYDELRRLLDHISE